The following nucleotide sequence is from Vanrija pseudolonga chromosome 4, complete sequence.
TTGACGAGCCTACCCGGCGGTCACTTGTACGTTGTGGCCCGCAGCGTGGCACTCACGCGCAGGAAATAcccctcttcttcctcccgACGGCCAAGATTGTGTGGAACGGCAACGTCGTCAagcccgacgccggcagccTGAACGCCTTCCTCAACGCGTTCCCACTCAGCAGACACGACCTGCAGACGCTCGACTGCCATCCTTTGAAGCGTGGGTAACATGTCCGGCGTAATGTTGACCCACCAGCCCTCGACCccgcagcaggcggcgcaccAGAGCTCGTGCTCACCGTAACTGGCTCGGTGCTGAACGGGCCCTCAGTCATGAAGTCCGGCGACGCGCCCCccgtcggcgtgagcgagcaCCCGCGCAAGTTCCGCGAGGTGTTTGTCCTCAAGCCTACCGAGTCGGCAGAGGGCATGCAGCCCAAGGTACGTTGGGCTGGTAAGAGGCGCCGCTGACGGCCAGTATGCCATCCAGAGCTCCAACTTCCGCTTTATTGGATAGGCGAAAACGCGACAGACGCGCCGATGCGCGCGGAACGCGACACCACGAACACTATAGTAGAGCACGAATGCATCGCATGGGGATCTGGAGCTGGAGCGGTTACTCGGC
It contains:
- the NXT2 gene encoding NTF2-related export protein 2, encoding MAAASEKPAPWSSAAIDAASHGAIAFCQIYYEAFDEPTRRSLEIPLFFLPTAKIVWNGNVVKPDAGSLNAFLNAFPLSRHDLQTLDCHPLKPLDPAAGGAPELVLTVTGSVLNGPSVMKSGDAPPVGVSEHPRKFREVFVLKPTESAEGMQPKYAIQSSNFRFIG